The Magallana gigas chromosome 6, xbMagGiga1.1, whole genome shotgun sequence genome includes the window TAGAGATAGATCTCCGATGGACAGGAAGTACGACGATGACCAAGACACACGTGATATCTCATCTCCGACCCTGGACCCAGTAGTGATTCAGGAATCCCTGATGTTACGAGAGGCCGTGCTTCGGTCAGGCCTATCGCCGTATTCCTTCATTACAAACTCCCTTCTCCAAACCGCAGCCCTACCGAGTCTTCCACTTCCGTGTATGAAATCGCCCGCTTTTGGGACAACGTTAAATTACATGCCTTATCCCCACGTTGTGGGCGACACATTCGGTGACTTGCGCCGACACGGAGACATTTCTTCACAAATGGCCGGTCCGAATATTGTTCTACAGACTTCACGAACTGCTCCCCCCTCCGTTGCGTACACTACTGCCATGACAGGCATCCGGTCACCCTTCCTACAAGCTTCAACTGCTATTCCTACTCCACAATATCAAAACAGGATTAATCGTACGACTTCGTCTATGAAGCCATCTGAATTCATCCCCAGCGGTTGTACCAGTGATCCGGTCCCGCAGATAGGTGTGTGTACATCGCAGGGAAACGAAACTGGCTATCCTTGCTGAGAGCCTCCAGACTTATCTAAGACAGTAAAAGCAGctagtttgtattttttcttttacaaatgaCGAATTTATGGAACTTAATTGTCTTCTTTTGCTATTgtcatactgtaaatttttaatttactggatgtgtgtaattatgaaatatttatacaaaatgacaaaattttgtatttacactcacccagaaaaacttaaaatttacaatatgacactatatataccagtattttATAGATATGATCGATGAAGTCATATGTTACTGTCAacctaatgatataattatgaaaatatgaaaactcAATAAAGTATGGCATGCGCATTTTTTTGTCTTAATAAATTCCGTTTTGAACTATTGATTTTGTGACCTAGCCGTCAGCCTGTTGGCTCACCGTATGCATTCCCCTGACCAACCTAATCGGATTAGAGTTTTTCTTTTGTCATACAGAGTTAAACAGCTTGGTCCGATGAATTATTGGATAAACAATTTATCATTCATAAATATCTTAACGTATTCAAAGGACGACTCGTTTGTAGACTTCGACAGTTGCGACAGCTGGACCCGTATCAAAATGCCCAAACAAATAGATATCGAACACTTTCACCCCCATTGCACGTTCTGAGATGTGGTCTACCTTGTAACCTTGTCCTTACATGCCAGTTATGTGCATATTTAaggaaaatgattaatttatttttttgaacgAGTAACA containing:
- the LOC105331725 gene encoding uncharacterized protein; the protein is MDQGGEVVKSIAKVYVGGLTENVEKYHLEELFERFGLVKTVWIARNPLSRGYAFVTFFDPKHAEEAVKGLNGTALQGSKLKVQLSKNEIVKVENEHKDRDRDPRDHTNQRRHRSRDRNQYMDRKRGRSGDRDRSPMDRKYDDDQDTRDISSPTLDPVVIQESLMLREAVLRSGLSPYSFITNSLLQTAALPSLPLPCMKSPAFGTTLNYMPYPHVVGDTFGDLRRHGDISSQMAGPNIVLQTSRTAPPSVAYTTAMTGIRSPFLQASTAIPTPQYQNRINRTTSSMKPSEFIPSGCTSDPVPQIGVCTSQGNETGYPC